One Spinacia oleracea cultivar Varoflay chromosome 4, BTI_SOV_V1, whole genome shotgun sequence DNA segment encodes these proteins:
- the LOC110801762 gene encoding transcription factor bHLH68 isoform X1, which yields MMAGNPSNWWSMHSNLRSSSSPTDHHQHNHHQQHEDEEEDTNNLLISQTHPSNSLLPLQFLHGSSHSSSSSSSLLPFIASAADPHAHDFPHSWSQLLLGGMANEQEERFSSSEFEATRVINGGLQQIDVKHELSSQSNNHTTTTNNNNNNNNNNNNNLELYGNQYHDQEQEVSVGVSDRVAAAAVAVATTTAAANWTTHQIMPASLSPKSCITSLSSSNNHNHNHNHNHNNSNMLDFSTNNKRTLEAESHQHADLTTTNSEQCNSTATNGGVQPPKKPRVQPSSTPPLKVRKEKLGDRITSLHQLVSPFGKTDTASVLLEAIGYIRFLQGQIQALSSPYLGNNNASSKNNQHSIHGERNCLFPDHPGQLLNDSCLKRRGAAYQEDNKDAASKDLLKSRGLCLVPISCTQLIGSDNGADYWAQSLGGGF from the exons ATGATGGCAGGAAACCCTAGTAATTGGTGGAGCATGCATAGTAACTTGAGGTCATCTTCTTCACCAACTGATCATCATCAAcataatcatcatcaacaacatgaagatgaagaagaagatacTAATAATTTGCTCATCTCCCAAACACACCCTTCTAATTCTCTTTTACCTCTTCAATTTCTACATGGATCTTCTcattcatcatcttcttcttcttcacttctTCCTTTTATCGCGTCGGCGGCCGACCCTCATGCCCATGACTTTCCTCATTCTTGGAGCCAACTCCTCTT GGGAGGAATGGCTAATGAACAAGAGGAAAGGTTTAGTTCAAGCGAATTCGAAGCAACAAGGGTGATTAATGGTGGTTTACAACAAATTGATGTTAAGCATGAGTTAAGTAGCCAAAGTAACAatcacaccaccaccaccaacaacaacaacaacaacaacaacaacaacaacaacaacttgGAGTTGTATGGGAATCAATATCATGATCAAGAGCAAGAAGTATCAGTAGGAGTGAGTGATAGGGTGGCGGCGGCGGCGGTGGCGGTGGCGACAACGACGGCTGCAGCTAATTGGACGACTCATCAGATCATGCCAGCTTCATTATCCCCTAAATCTTGTATTACTAGCTTAAGTAGTAGTAATAAccataatcataatcataacCATAACCATAACAATAGTAATATGTTAGACTTTTCTACTAATAATAAAAGGACACTTGAAGCTGAGAGTCATCAACATGCAGACCTTACTACTACTAATTCTGAG CAGTGTAATAGCACAGCTACTAATGGAGGTGTACAACCACCTAAGAAGCCTAGGGTTCAACCCTCTTCCACCCCACCTCTCAAG GTGAGAAAGGAGAAACTAGGAGATAGAATAACATCCCTTCACCAGCTTGTTTCTCCATTTGGAAAG ACTGATACAGCTTCAGTGTTGTTAGAAGCAATTGGCTATATCAGATTCCTTCAGGGTCAAATTCAg GCTCTTAGTTCTCCTTACTTGGGAAATAATAACGCCTCTTCGAAGAATAACCAACATTCT ATTCATGGAGAAAGGAATTGTCTATTTCCTGACCATCCTGGACAG CTTTTGAATGATTCCTGCCTGAAAAGAAGAGGAGCTGCATACCAAGAG GACAACAAAGACGCAGCATCAAAGGATTTGTTGAAAAGTAGAGGGTTATGTTTGGTTCCAATATCTTGCACCCAGCTTATTGGGAGTGACAATGGAGCTGATTATTGGGCACAATCACTTGGTGGAGGATTttaa
- the LOC110801762 gene encoding transcription factor bHLH68 isoform X2, giving the protein MMAGNPSNWWSMHSNLRSSSSPTDHHQHNHHQQHEDEEEDTNNLLISQTHPSNSLLPLQFLHGSSHSSSSSSSLLPFIASAADPHAHDFPHSWSQLLLGGMANEQEERFSSSEFEATRVINGGLQQIDVKHELSSQSNNHTTTTNNNNNNNNNNNNNLELYGNQYHDQEQEVSVGVSDRVAAAAVAVATTTAAANWTTHQIMPASLSPKSCITSLSSSNNHNHNHNHNHNNSNMLDFSTNNKRTLEAESHQHADLTTTNSECNSTATNGGVQPPKKPRVQPSSTPPLKVRKEKLGDRITSLHQLVSPFGKTDTASVLLEAIGYIRFLQGQIQALSSPYLGNNNASSKNNQHSIHGERNCLFPDHPGQLLNDSCLKRRGAAYQEDNKDAASKDLLKSRGLCLVPISCTQLIGSDNGADYWAQSLGGGF; this is encoded by the exons ATGATGGCAGGAAACCCTAGTAATTGGTGGAGCATGCATAGTAACTTGAGGTCATCTTCTTCACCAACTGATCATCATCAAcataatcatcatcaacaacatgaagatgaagaagaagatacTAATAATTTGCTCATCTCCCAAACACACCCTTCTAATTCTCTTTTACCTCTTCAATTTCTACATGGATCTTCTcattcatcatcttcttcttcttcacttctTCCTTTTATCGCGTCGGCGGCCGACCCTCATGCCCATGACTTTCCTCATTCTTGGAGCCAACTCCTCTT GGGAGGAATGGCTAATGAACAAGAGGAAAGGTTTAGTTCAAGCGAATTCGAAGCAACAAGGGTGATTAATGGTGGTTTACAACAAATTGATGTTAAGCATGAGTTAAGTAGCCAAAGTAACAatcacaccaccaccaccaacaacaacaacaacaacaacaacaacaacaacaacaacttgGAGTTGTATGGGAATCAATATCATGATCAAGAGCAAGAAGTATCAGTAGGAGTGAGTGATAGGGTGGCGGCGGCGGCGGTGGCGGTGGCGACAACGACGGCTGCAGCTAATTGGACGACTCATCAGATCATGCCAGCTTCATTATCCCCTAAATCTTGTATTACTAGCTTAAGTAGTAGTAATAAccataatcataatcataacCATAACCATAACAATAGTAATATGTTAGACTTTTCTACTAATAATAAAAGGACACTTGAAGCTGAGAGTCATCAACATGCAGACCTTACTACTACTAATTCTGAG TGTAATAGCACAGCTACTAATGGAGGTGTACAACCACCTAAGAAGCCTAGGGTTCAACCCTCTTCCACCCCACCTCTCAAG GTGAGAAAGGAGAAACTAGGAGATAGAATAACATCCCTTCACCAGCTTGTTTCTCCATTTGGAAAG ACTGATACAGCTTCAGTGTTGTTAGAAGCAATTGGCTATATCAGATTCCTTCAGGGTCAAATTCAg GCTCTTAGTTCTCCTTACTTGGGAAATAATAACGCCTCTTCGAAGAATAACCAACATTCT ATTCATGGAGAAAGGAATTGTCTATTTCCTGACCATCCTGGACAG CTTTTGAATGATTCCTGCCTGAAAAGAAGAGGAGCTGCATACCAAGAG GACAACAAAGACGCAGCATCAAAGGATTTGTTGAAAAGTAGAGGGTTATGTTTGGTTCCAATATCTTGCACCCAGCTTATTGGGAGTGACAATGGAGCTGATTATTGGGCACAATCACTTGGTGGAGGATTttaa
- the LOC110801729 gene encoding protein THYLAKOID ASSEMBLY 8, chloroplastic produces the protein MTSTLLPSQLTPFTTRFSLSSPNPKPPSFSTTVYCGPRDNRGPLVKGRVLSTEAIQAVQALKRAQRTTTTTTTTVNETLTKTLSRLIKSDLVATLRELLRQGHCDLALTVFSTVRSEPWYKTDLSLYADLVSALNKMGGMGEDIDRLIEEMDGGDGVINWEDKKGLSRLVKALINAERRESTVRIYGVMKKCGWGCSGSGVEVDEYVAKVLSKGLRRFGEESLANEVDLGLDLYLKACLGRVGF, from the coding sequence ATGACATCCACCCTTCTACCGTCGCAACTAACACCTTTTACCACccgattttctctctcctcgcccAACCCAAAACCACCCTCATTTTCCACCACCGTCTACTGTGGCCCCAGAGACAACCGTGGACCGCTAGTAAAAGGCCGAGTACTAAGCACAGAAGCAATCCAAGCAGTCCAAGCTCTAAAACGAGCCCAAAGaaccaccacaaccaccaccaccaccgtcaaCGAAACCCTAACAAAAACCCTCTCACGCCTCATAAAATCCGACCTCGTTGCTACTCTACGGGAGCTTCTACGACAAGGACACTGCGACCTCGCCCTCACTGTATTCTCCACCGTCCGATCAGAACCCTGGTACAAGACAGATTTATCCCTGTACGCAGATTTGGTTTCAGCTTTGAACAAGATGGGTGGGATGGGAGAGGATATTGACCGTCTGATTGAGGAGATGGACGGTGGTGATGGGGTGATTAATTGGGAGGATAAGAAAGGGTTGAGTAGGTTGGTGAAGGCGTTGATTAATGCTGAGAGGAGGGAATCAACGGTCAGGATTTATGGGGTGATGAAGAAATGTGGGTGGGGGTGTAGTGGATCAGGTGTTGAAGTTGATGAGTATGTGGCTAAGGTTTTGAGTAAAGGGTTAAGAAGATTTGGGGAGGAGAGTTTGGCTAATGAGGTTGATTTGGGTCTTGATTTGTACTTGAAAGCTTGTTTAGGTAGAGTTGGTTTTTAG
- the LOC110801745 gene encoding peroxisome biogenesis protein 2, which produces MDRQTLASSSSPSSSISEVPSPDAWITTYKTLLPQWNSFPLSHQIIPITISRVNQFDAARLDVEMSAMLKEQLVKVFSLMKPGILFQYEPELDAFLEFLIWRFSIWVDKPTPGNALMNLRYRDERVMEVRGKVRTGLEGPGLTAAQKMWYCIATVGGQYIWTRLQSFSAFRRWGDSEQRTLGQRAWLLLQHVEGFYKAASFSNLLLFLLTGKYRSLIERALRARLVYGSPNMNRSVSFEYMNRQLVWNEFSEMLLLLLPLLNSPLLKSLFRPFSKDKASESASNESSCPICQGSPSIPFIALPCRHRYCYYCLRTRCAATPSFRCARCSQPVTAMQRLGGSVDEKSSKK; this is translated from the exons ATGGACAGACAAACCCTAGCTTCATCTTCATCTCCATCTTCTTCAATTTCTGAAGTTCCATCCCCAGACGCTTGGATCACTACTTACAAAACATTGCTCCCACAATGGAATTCCTTCCCTCTCTCTCACCAG ATAATTCCAATTACCATATCCCGAGTAAATCAATTTGATGCGGCAAGACTTGACGTTGAAATGTCAGCCATGTTGAAAGAGCAGTTGGTGAAAGTATTCTCTTTGATGAAG CCAGGGATTTTATTTCAATATGAACCGGAACTTGATGCATTCCTTGAGTTTCTTATATGGCGCTTCTCAATATGGGTTGATAAGCCCACTCCAGGAAATGCACTCATGAACCTGAGATATCGGGATGAACGTGTTATGGAAGTGAGAGGAAAAG TGAGAACAGGATTGGAGGGTCCTGGACTGACTGCTGCTCAAAAGATGTGGTACTGCATTGCTACAGTAGGGGGTCAGTATATCTGGACGCGGTTGCAGTCTTTTTCTGCTTTTCGTAGATGGGGAGACTCTGAGCAA AGGACATTGGGACAACGGGCATGGCTTTTGTTGCAGCATGTAGAAGGATTCTATAAGGCTGCATCATTTAGCAACCTGCTTTTATTTCTCTTAACTGGAAA GTATAGGAGTTTGATCGAGAGAGCTCTCAGAGCCCGGCTTGTGTACGGAAGCCCTAACATGAATCGCTCTGTTAGCTTTGAATACATGAATCGCCAGTTAGTGTGGAATGAGTTCTCG GAGATGTTATTGTTGCTTCTTCCACTTCTAAACTCTCCATTATTGAAAAGCTTATTTCGTCCATTCTCCAAGGATAAAGCTTCGGAATCTGCTTCAAATGAAAGTTCTTGCCCCATCTGCCAAGGTAGCCCAAGCATTCCATTTATCGCATTACCTTGTAGACACAG ATACTGTTATTACTGTCTTAGAACACGGTGTGCTGCAACTCCATCTTTCAGATGCGCAAGATGCAGTCAGCCAGTCACAGCCATGCAACGACTAGGTGGCTCCGTAGACGAGAAGTCTTCCAAAAAGTAA